The genomic stretch CCTCACGCAGCGTGGCACGCCAGAATCCGGCTCGCTGCTGGACTCCGCACGGCCTGCAACATCCCTTCCCGGCAACCAACGCGCTCGTCACGACCTCCATCTCCATCAACCACTTCGCTCAGCAACACTTCGCCATCTCCGTGTCCAGCCAGAAGTCGCGCCCGTCCGCCATGGGCACGTCGCGGGAGGTGCGCCGCACGACGAGCACGGAGCTCACTTGGGTGAGGCCCTCCACCGCCTCGTCCGCGATGGCCTTGGTGTGGACGCTCTTGGGGCCGCGCGGCCCCTCGTTGGCGGTGACGAGCACCTTCGCGCCACAGTCGAGGATGCGCTCGCGCAGCGACTCCGACGAGAAGCCGGCGAAGACCACCGAGTGCACCGCGCCGATGCGGGCGCAGGCGAGCATGGTGTAGGCCAGCTCGGGAATCATCGGCAGGTAGATGCAGACGCGGTCACCCTTCCTGACGCCGTGGGCCTTGAGCACGTTGGCCACGCGGCCCACGTGGTGGTGGAGGTCCCGGAAGGTGATGGTCTCGTATTCGCCCGGCTCGTTCTTCGCCCAGAGGATGGCGGCCTTGCCGGGGCGCTCGCGCGCGTGGCGGTCCACCGCGTTGAAGGCCGCGTTGAGCTTGCCGCCGCTGAACCAGGCGAAGTCCACCTGCTCCGCGTTCACCTCGCGCACCGTCTCCGGCGGGTGGAACCAGGTGAGCTGCCGCGCCATCTCTCCCCAGAACGCCTCCGGCTGCTCGATGCTGCGGCGATACAGCCGCTGGTAGTCCTCCAGCGTCTGCACGTGGGCGTGACTGCTGAAATGCGCCTTCGGCGGGACGAAGGCATCCGTCGACGTGGTCATCCGGGGGCTCCTGGTGTGAGGGGGGAAGGGGGACGTGTCAGTAGAAGAACTGGACCTGGGCGGTGCCGGTGAGGCGGGTCTCCGCCTCGGAGAGGTCGCCCACGCGGGTGAGGGCCAGCTCCGTCTTCAGGTTGAAGGTGTGCTTCATGAACCAGACGTTGAAGCCGGGGCGCAGGGCGACGGCGTCCTGCGCGCGCACCCGCGAGTTGAAGTACTCGGCGGACACCACCGGCTCCACCTTGCCGAAGCGGTAGCCCAGCTCCGACAGGAAGCCCGTGCCGCTCTGAGGGTTGTTCATGCCCTGGCGGTAGTGGAAGACGGTGGTCTGGAAGACCAGCTCCTGTGACGCGCTGAAGGGCAGGTCGAGGAAGACGTCCGCGGAGAACGCCGCGGAGTCGTGCTTGCCCGTCGCGCTGGCGATGGCGTTGGGCTGGTACTCCGCGCCCGCGCCGATGGACAGGTGCGTCTGCTCCGCGAAGTAGATGCCCTGGAAGAAGAGGTCCTCCTCTCGCGTGAGGAAGTTCCAGCGCACCATCGCCACGCCGCGCGGCAGGTCATCCGGATTGACCGTGGTGCCATCGTCCAGCCGCACGCCCTCCTGGCCGTTGAGGATGGCGGCGCGGAAGCCGAGCGGCCCCACGAAGCCGCGCAGCTGCACGCCCACGTCGCGCCAGACCTTCCCCACCCCCGCGGTGAAGCGCACCAGGTTGGAGTGGAAGTCCACCGTGTTGAGCGCGATGGCGCCCTGGAGGTTGTGGCGCGACAGCGGCGCGATGACGAGCCCCACGTCCACCGAGACCTTGTCCAGGAACTCGTAGGACACGAACGCGTCCTGCACGAAGAACTGGGCGTTGAAGTTGCCGTCCTTGCCGAAGTTGGGCTGGTCCGTCTCCATGAAGAACGACAGCCGCTTGTTCACGTTGCCGTAGACGAGCAGGCGCACGCGCCTCAGGAAGAAGTCCGTGCCCACGCCCCCCAGCGGCGCGGCGTCCTCGATGACCTGCGCCTGGGTCTGGAGCAACATCGCGATGTTGAGGTGCGCCTCGTCGTTGATGGCGATCTTCCCCGCACGGGCGGAGTGGAGGGGGAGCAGCGCCACGACGAGCGCGGCCAGGACCGACAGCGGGCGGGACGGGGCTGGGGACATGCCGCGCCCCCACAGCAACACTCCGGCCAACGCCCGCATGTACTGGATTCAGGACGTTGCGGGTTGGCTCGTCGCGTCAGGACGTTACGGAAGGTGACGTGGGCGTTACCCCGGTAACGATTCGCGCGGCGCGTCGTAACGAATTGTGCGGCGCGGCAATCATTGACGCGGGCGGCGACGGGGGGGCGGTGGGCGCTGGATGACAATCAATTGCGAGCGCGCGGGATGCCCAGCTTCTGTCTCTTCTCCCACAATGCCTTGCGGCTGATGCCCAGCCGCTTGGCCAGCTCCGTCTCGCCCATGTGCTCCTGGTGCTCGAGGACGAAGCGGCGGAAGTATTCCTCCATGGAGTCGGGGGACGTGCTGGCGGCCTCGGCGTCCTCCTCGGGAGGCTCCGGAGCGAGGGGGCCGGTGTCCGGCCCTCCACCGGGTGGCTCGAGCGACAGCAGGTCCGGGGAAATCACCGGCCCGTCGGCGAGGATGACGGCGCGCTCCAGGGCGTTCTCCAGTTCGCGCACGTTGCCGGGCCAGGGGTGCGCGAGCAGGGCGCCCATGGCCTCCGGGGACAGCGTGGCGGTGGGGCGGCCGACCTTCCGACTCGCCTTCTCCAGGAGGTACCTGGCCAGCATGGGCAGGTCCTCGCCGCGCTCGCGCAGGGGCGGCAGGCGGATTTCGACGACGCGCAGGCGGAAGTAGAGGTCCTGGCGGAAGGCGCCCTCCTGCACGCGGCGCGGCAGGTCGCGGTGCGTGGCGGCGATGATGCGCACGTCCACCTTGCGCGGGCGGGTGGAGCCCACGCGCCGCACCTCGCCGTCCTGGAGCATGCGCAACAGGCGCGCCTGCGCGGGCGCGGGCAGCTCGCCCACCTCGTCGAGGAAGAGCGTGCCCCCATGCGCGGCCTCCACCAGGCCCGCGTGCGCGGTCTGCGCGCCGGTGAAGGCGCCCTTCTCGTGGCCGAACAGCTCGCTCTCCAGCAGCCCCTCCGGAATGGCGGCGCAGTTGACGGACACCAGCGGCCCGTCCGCGCGGGGGCTCTGCGCGTGGAGGGCGCGGGCGACCAGCTCCTTGCCCGTGCCGGACTCGCCCAGCACCAGCACCGTGGCGGGGGAGGGCGCCACCTTGCGCACGCGCTCGAAGACGTCGCGCATGGCGGCGCACTGGCCCACCATGCCGCTCACCGGCCAGGTCTGCTCCACCTCGCGCCGGAGGGCCGCGTTCTGCCGCGTCAGCTTCCCCTCGCGCAGCACGCGCTCCACCTGGAGCAGCAGCTCGTCGTGGTCGAACGGCTTGGCGATGTAGTCGACGGCGCCCAGCTTCATCGCGTCCACGGCCGACTTCACCGTGGCGTAGCTCGTCATGATGAGCACCGGCACGCCCGGGCACAGCGCGATGACGTCCGTGCCGGGCGCGCCGGGGAGCCGCAGGTCCGAAATCACCAGGTCGAAGGAGTCGAGCGCGTAGTCGCTCGCGGCCTCCTGCACGGCGCCCGCCTCGGACACCTCGTGCCCGGCGCGCACGAGCAGCCGGCGCAGCTCCGTGCGGATGATGGGCTCGTCCTCGATGACCAGGATGCGACTCATGTGATGGCCCCCGGAGCCGGGCGCGCGGTGGACGCGGCTCCGCGCGCGGCGGGCAGGCTCACCGTCACGCTAGTCCCTCCCCCGGGCCGGTTGTCCACCTGGATGGTGCCGCCGTGTTCGCGCACGATGCCCGCCACCAGGGCGAGCCCCAGGCCCGTGCCTTCTCCTGGCTGCTTGGTGGTGAAGAACGGCTCGAAGACGCGCGAGGCCAGCTCGACGGGGATGCCGTGCCCCCGGTCCAGCACCCGCAGGTGGACCTGGCCGTCCGCGGCCTCCGCCTCCAGCTCCACGCGCGCGCCCTCGGGCGACGCGTCCACGGCGTTGGTCAGCAGGTTGACCAGCACCTGCTCCAGGCGCTGCGAGTCGCCCAGGACGGCGAGGCCCTCCGGGCCCCGGTGCTCGAAGGTGACGCCGCGGGACTTGGAGGCCCCGCGCGCCATGCGGGCCAGCGCCACGGACTCCGCCAGCAGCGGGCCCACCTCCACGCGCGCGAAGGGCCGCGTCTCGCCGCCCACGGTGCCCGCGTGGCTGAAGCCCACCAGCATCCGGACGATGGCGTCGATGCGGCGCGTCTGCTGGAGGATGAGGCCGGTGCGCTCCTTCACCGCGTCCGCGTCGTCCAGCTCGTACTTGAGGTTCTGGGTGAGGCTGGCGATGGCGGTGAGCGGATTGCCGATCTCGTGCGCCACGCCCGCCGCCACCCGGCCGAGCGAGGCGAGCCGGTCCTGGTGCGCCATGCGCGCGTCCACCGCCTTGCGCTCGGTGAGGTCCTCCACGAGCAGCGCCATGCCCTGGGCCGTGCCGCCGCCCTCCTCGTCCGGAGTGAGCCGCGAGCGGTGCAGCCGCAGCGTGCGCTCGGCCCCGGCGAAGGCCAGGCGCGTCTCGGTGTCCGCGCGCTCCCCCGACGCGAAGCCGGACAGCAGCGGCCCCCAGGGCTGTGGCAGCGCCGCCAGCGGATGGCCTCGCGCCGCGTGCTCCTCCACGCCGGACAGCCGCTCCAGCGCCGCGTTCCAGATGACCACCTCGCCATCCGGCCCCACCGCGCAGACGCCCAGCGGCAGGTCCTCCAGGATGCGCCGCAGGTAGCGCCGCACCGACTCCACCGGTCCCTGCGCCTCGCGCGCGTCGCGCAGCCGCTCCTCGACGAAGCGCAGCTGCTCGGCCAGCGCCGCGCGCGTGCCCGGCCCCAGCCGCAGCGCCTCCTCCACCGTCAGGCGCGCCAGCACCGGCCCGAGCAGGCCGGACAGGTTGCGCTCCACGCCGTCGCGCAGCCGGCGCAGCTCCAGGGGGCGGCGCTCGTCCGGGGACATGCCCAGCCCCTCGAGGGCGCGGTCCACCTCCGCCGTCGCGGCCTCCTCGCCCAGCAGCGGCGCCAGCCGCTCGCGGAACTCGCCGGGGGAGCGCGCCTCCACGCCTCCGGGGACGAGCGATGGCGTCTCGCGCGTGCACGCCCGCGCCGCCTCGGCCTCCGACTCGGACTGCCGCGTGGCCAGGGAGACGCCCACGAAGGCCAGCGCGTTGAGCGTCAGCGAGGCGAAGGTGGAGAAGCCCCACGGCTCGTCCTCCGGGAAGCCCAGGTGGACCGCCACGTCGTGCGTCCAGCTCACCACGTCGTGCGAGGCCCACATCGGCACGACGAGCGTCACCCCCCACGTCAGGGCCCCCGCGCCCAGCCCCGCGAGCAGCCCCGCGCGCGTGCCCCGCTTCCAGAAGAGCAGCCCCAGCACGCCCGGGGCGAACTGCGCCACCGCCACGAAGGACACCAGCCCCAGGTCCACCAGCCCCGGGCCGCGCGTGTCGAGCAGCCGGTAGAAGCCATAGCCCGCCAGGATGATGAGCGCGATGAGCAGCCGCCGCGCCCACAGCAGCCACCCGTACAGGTGCGGCTGTCCGCGCGCATAGCCCAGCGGCAGCACCAGGTGCGTCAGGCACATGGGCGCCAGCGCCAGGGTGGTGACGATGACCATCGCGCTGGAGGCGGACACGCCGCCCAGGAAGGCCACCAACGCCAGCCCGGTGGCGCCCCGTGAGGCGGGAACGGCGAGCACGTGGAAGTCCGCGGGCCAGGGCAGCCCCAGCGCCTCGCCGCCCCACAACAGCACGGGCACCGCCAGGTTCATCACCAGCAGCAGCAGCGGGAAGGCCCACGTCGCGGTGGACAGCGCGTCGCGCTCCGGCGCCTCCGTGAAGGCGACGTGGTAGCTGCGCGGCGTGAGGAAGGCCGCCGCGCAGGACAGCACCAGCAGCGGGGCCCAGGACGCGTCGCGAGCGGGCTGCTGGAGCTGCCGCACCGCCTCCGGATGCGCCTCCAGCCAGGCCCACAGCCCACCCACGCCGCCGAAGACGGACGACACCGCCCACAGGCCCACCGCCACCAGCGCCACCGCCTTCACCGCGGACTCGAAGGCGATGGCGAGGATGAGGCCCTCGTGCCGCTCGCGCGGGGTGAGGTGGCGCGCGCCGAAGAGGACGGAGAAGACGATGAGCACCGCGCAGAAGCTGGTGCCCACCAGCGTGGGCGAGGCCGAAGGGCTGAGCACCTTCGCGGACTCCACCACCGCGCGCACCTGGAGCGCGAGGTAGGGGAGGCTGCCGGCCAGCATGAAGAGCGTCACCGCCGTGCCCGTGGACTGCCCCGGGTAGCGGAAGGCCAGCAGGTCCGCCAGCGAGGTGAGCTGGAGCTCGCGCGTCAGGCGCAGCAGCGGGCGCCACAGCACGGGCACCAGCAGGCAGGCGAGGGTGACGCCCAGATAGATGCCCAGGTAGCGGAAGCCATGGCGCGCCGCGTACCCCACGCTGCCGAAGTAGGACCACGACGTCGCGTAGACGCCGAGCGCCAGCGCGTACACCAGTGGGTGCTGGGTGACGCGCGAGG from Myxococcus stipitatus encodes the following:
- a CDS encoding AMP-binding protein, with protein sequence MTTSTDAFVPPKAHFSSHAHVQTLEDYQRLYRRSIEQPEAFWGEMARQLTWFHPPETVREVNAEQVDFAWFSGGKLNAAFNAVDRHARERPGKAAILWAKNEPGEYETITFRDLHHHVGRVANVLKAHGVRKGDRVCIYLPMIPELAYTMLACARIGAVHSVVFAGFSSESLRERILDCGAKVLVTANEGPRGPKSVHTKAIADEAVEGLTQVSSVLVVRRTSRDVPMADGRDFWLDTEMAKCC
- a CDS encoding porin, encoding MSPAPSRPLSVLAALVVALLPLHSARAGKIAINDEAHLNIAMLLQTQAQVIEDAAPLGGVGTDFFLRRVRLLVYGNVNKRLSFFMETDQPNFGKDGNFNAQFFVQDAFVSYEFLDKVSVDVGLVIAPLSRHNLQGAIALNTVDFHSNLVRFTAGVGKVWRDVGVQLRGFVGPLGFRAAILNGQEGVRLDDGTTVNPDDLPRGVAMVRWNFLTREEDLFFQGIYFAEQTHLSIGAGAEYQPNAIASATGKHDSAAFSADVFLDLPFSASQELVFQTTVFHYRQGMNNPQSGTGFLSELGYRFGKVEPVVSAEYFNSRVRAQDAVALRPGFNVWFMKHTFNLKTELALTRVGDLSEAETRLTGTAQVQFFY
- a CDS encoding sigma-54-dependent transcriptional regulator, with the protein product MSRILVIEDEPIIRTELRRLLVRAGHEVSEAGAVQEAASDYALDSFDLVISDLRLPGAPGTDVIALCPGVPVLIMTSYATVKSAVDAMKLGAVDYIAKPFDHDELLLQVERVLREGKLTRQNAALRREVEQTWPVSGMVGQCAAMRDVFERVRKVAPSPATVLVLGESGTGKELVARALHAQSPRADGPLVSVNCAAIPEGLLESELFGHEKGAFTGAQTAHAGLVEAAHGGTLFLDEVGELPAPAQARLLRMLQDGEVRRVGSTRPRKVDVRIIAATHRDLPRRVQEGAFRQDLYFRLRVVEIRLPPLRERGEDLPMLARYLLEKASRKVGRPTATLSPEAMGALLAHPWPGNVRELENALERAVILADGPVISPDLLSLEPPGGGPDTGPLAPEPPEEDAEAASTSPDSMEEYFRRFVLEHQEHMGETELAKRLGISRKALWEKRQKLGIPRARN
- a CDS encoding ATP-binding protein, coding for MTLELGPLLAASIAYLLVLFLVAYAAERDIIPSRVTQHPLVYALALGVYATSWSYFGSVGYAARHGFRYLGIYLGVTLACLLVPVLWRPLLRLTRELQLTSLADLLAFRYPGQSTGTAVTLFMLAGSLPYLALQVRAVVESAKVLSPSASPTLVGTSFCAVLIVFSVLFGARHLTPRERHEGLILAIAFESAVKAVALVAVGLWAVSSVFGGVGGLWAWLEAHPEAVRQLQQPARDASWAPLLVLSCAAAFLTPRSYHVAFTEAPERDALSTATWAFPLLLLVMNLAVPVLLWGGEALGLPWPADFHVLAVPASRGATGLALVAFLGGVSASSAMVIVTTLALAPMCLTHLVLPLGYARGQPHLYGWLLWARRLLIALIILAGYGFYRLLDTRGPGLVDLGLVSFVAVAQFAPGVLGLLFWKRGTRAGLLAGLGAGALTWGVTLVVPMWASHDVVSWTHDVAVHLGFPEDEPWGFSTFASLTLNALAFVGVSLATRQSESEAEAARACTRETPSLVPGGVEARSPGEFRERLAPLLGEEAATAEVDRALEGLGMSPDERRPLELRRLRDGVERNLSGLLGPVLARLTVEEALRLGPGTRAALAEQLRFVEERLRDAREAQGPVESVRRYLRRILEDLPLGVCAVGPDGEVVIWNAALERLSGVEEHAARGHPLAALPQPWGPLLSGFASGERADTETRLAFAGAERTLRLHRSRLTPDEEGGGTAQGMALLVEDLTERKAVDARMAHQDRLASLGRVAAGVAHEIGNPLTAIASLTQNLKYELDDADAVKERTGLILQQTRRIDAIVRMLVGFSHAGTVGGETRPFARVEVGPLLAESVALARMARGASKSRGVTFEHRGPEGLAVLGDSQRLEQVLVNLLTNAVDASPEGARVELEAEAADGQVHLRVLDRGHGIPVELASRVFEPFFTTKQPGEGTGLGLALVAGIVREHGGTIQVDNRPGGGTSVTVSLPAARGAASTARPAPGAIT